The Dehalococcoidales bacterium genome includes the window CGTCCTGCCATTATTGATATTGCTCTTCGGCGTCCCTACCCGCGTCGCTATCGGTGTTTCTTCCACTTATGTGGGGATTGCGGCTTTACCAGGTTTTATCGGCCATCTGGCGGGCGGGTCAGCTTTCAATGTCTGGGTAGCATTGCCTCTGGCGGCAGCAGCCTTTGTCGGAGCTACACTTGGGCCAATGTTTTCCTTGAAAATTGGCATTAAAAAACTCCGGTTTGTCCTGGCGATAGTTCTCATCGCTCTTGCCATCTGGATGGTGGTAAATATATTTGTTAAGTAAGCATAATATTGGTTCCATCGTTATTTGGTTGTTTTTACCTTATCTCCTTTTCCAAACGAGTATTTGTCATGCACGATGAATATTAAGTTTGGAGAAAGGGTTATTTGTGTGTAGTGGGTCGCACCCCCTTCGGCGATCTTTTTTGCGAAACCGGGGATAATGGTCACACTAACCGATCATCCACCACAAGCAAAAGAACCACTGATCATATATATTGACAATACTAAATATCCTTGTTATCATCATAATGAGCATATGCTCATTATTCAGGAGACAATTATGTCCAGACCGCAAAAATGCCGTCGTGTTGAGTTTCTGCCTGATGTTAATTATTTTAAACCGGCGGGAATACCGTTAAGAGACCTTGATGAAGTATGCATATCTGTAGAAGAGGCCGAAGCCCTGCGTCTTAAAGAACTGGAAGGACTGGAGCAAGAGCAGGGAGCTGAAAAAATGAATATTTCCCGTCCCACTTTCCAGCGAGTGTTGGCATCAGCCCGTCAAAAAGTTGCTGATGCATTACTTAACGGTAAGGCAATAAGGATCGAGGGTGGTAACTTCCAGGTTACGCCAGTTACCATCTGTTGTCATGAGGAACAGAATGTAACTTGTAAAAATAAAGGAGGAGGAATAATGAAATATGCAATGCCGGTGAGTGGCAACCGATTAATGTCACATTTTGGCCAAGCTAACGAGTTCATGCTGCTGGACGTCGATCAAGAAGGACGGGTAGCAAGGAAAGAAACACTAGCAGTAACGCCGCATAGCTGCGGTACCCTGCCTGGTGAATTGGCAAAACGCGGCGTCAGCGTGGTATTAGCCGGTGGTATGGGAATGGGGCCGCGCATGGCCTTCCAACAAAGCAACATCGAGGTAGTGCTCGGGGTAACCGAACCAGATCCCGAAAAGGCAGTAGTAGCTCATGTTAACCATACTCTTGAGAATGGGGTTAATGTTTGCGAGCATGGTGACACGATTTGCGATCGTACTAAAGTATAAGCATGGAAAAACAAACACTCAAGTGAATAATCAGTGATAGTCCGGACTACGTTACTGCGGTA containing:
- a CDS encoding NifB/NifX family molybdenum-iron cluster-binding protein — encoded protein: MSHFGQANEFMLLDVDQEGRVARKETLAVTPHSCGTLPGELAKRGVSVVLAGGMGMGPRMAFQQSNIEVVLGVTEPDPEKAVVAHVNHTLENGVNVCEHGDTICDRTKV